A region of Neovison vison isolate M4711 chromosome 7, ASM_NN_V1, whole genome shotgun sequence DNA encodes the following proteins:
- the TMEM109 gene encoding transmembrane protein 109, with the protein MAGPGSSSPWGKHVFKVILMVLVALVLLHSASSQSHADFVPPGQQKKEAPVDLLSQVGRSMRGTLDAWLGPETMHLVSETLSQVMWAISSAISVAFFALSGITAQLLNALGLDGDHLTQGLKLSPSQVQTFLLWGAGALVVYWLLSLLLGLVLALLGRILWGLKLVLFLAGFVALVRSVPDPSTRALLLLALLTLYALLSRLTGTRASGAQLEAKVRGLERQVEELRWRQRRAAKGPRSVEEE; encoded by the exons atggcaggcccaggcagcagtTCACCGTGGGGCAAGCATGTGTTCAAAGTCATCCTGATGGTCCTAGTGGCCCTCGTCCTGCTCCACTCAGCATCATCCCAGTCCCATGCAGACTTTGTGCCCCCAGGCCAGCAGAAGAAGGAGGCCCCAGTCGATCTCTTGAGCCAGGTGGGCCGCTCTATGCGGGGAACACTGGATGCCTGGCTTGGGCCAGAGACCATGCACCTGGTTTCCGAG ACCTTGTCTCAGGTGATGTGGGCCATCTCCTCGGCCATCTCAGTGGCCTTCTTCGCACTGTCCGGGATCACTGCACAGCTGCTGAATGCCTTGGGACTGGATG GAGACCACCTCACGCAGGGCCTGAAGCTCAGCCCCAGCCAGGTCCAGACGTTCCTGCTCTGGGGAGCAGGGGCCCTAGTCGTCTATTGGCTTCTGTCCCTGCTCCTTGGCTTGGTGTTGGCCTTGCTGGGGCGGATCCTGTGGGGCCTGAAGCTTGTCCTCTTCCTTGCCGGCTTTGTGGCCCTGGTGAGGTCTGTGCCCGACCCCTCCACCCGGGCCTTGCTCCTCCTGGCCCTGCTGACCCTCTACGCCTTGCTGAGCCGGCTCACTGGCACCCGGGCCTCTGGGGCCCAGCTGGAGGCCAAGGTTCGGGGGCTGGAGCGGCAGGTGGAAGAGCTGCGCTGGCGGCAGAGGCGGGCGGCCAAGGGGCCCCGGAGTGTGGAGGAGGAGTGA
- the TMEM132A gene encoding transmembrane protein 132A has translation MCAGMAGLAAWVPRGPCGPWLCLLVALALDVVRVGCDQDPLGPVYLPAALELLDAPEHFRVQQVGHYPPTNSSLGSRSETFLLLQPWPRAQPLLRASYPPFATQQVVPPRVTEPHQRPVPWDVRAVSVEAAVTPAEPHARVLFHLKGQDWPPGPGSLPCARLHATHPAGTAHRACHFQPSLGACVVELEFPSHWFSQGSTTRAELAYTLEPAAEGPGGCGPGGEEDPREQALPVGGVELRPADPPQYQEVPLDEAVTLRVPDVPVRPGQLFSATVLLRHNFTANVLTLRIKVKKGLHVTAARPAQPSLWTAKLDRFKGSKHHTTLITCHRAGTTGPDSSNPLELSEFLWVDFLVENTTSGGVAVTRPVTWQLEYAGQAPEAEKDKMVWEILVSERDIRALVPLAKAEELVNTALLTGEPRRVPVRLVTVDSGGALVEVTEQIGCESANTQVLQVSETCDAVFVSGKESRGARGVRVDFWWRRLRASLRLTVWAPLLPLRVELSDTTLEQVRGWRVPGAAEGVPEPEAAGVAEEAERRARGCRLQYQRASVRFLVPFAAHPLDGGRRLTHLLGPDWLLDVSHLVAPHARVQDPRVASLEGGRILVGREPGVTSIEVRSPLTDSILGEQALAVTDDKVSVLELRVQPVMGISLALSRGTAHPGEVTATCWAQSAFPAPKQEVALSLWLSFSDHTLAPAELYDHHDLGLSVSAEEPGAVLPAEERGAQLGVVVSGAGAEGLPLHVALHPPEPCRRGRHRVPLASGTAWLGLPPAPTPAPALPSSPARSSPDTEASVGGKRWEAGGIGGNGGVRGKFERAEEEPGKEAEAGEEEEEEEMVPAPQRVTDLELGMYALLGIFCLAILIFLVNGVVFVLRYQRKEPPDGATDPASPQPHNWVWLGTDQEELSRQLDRQSPGLPKGEGGCPCETGAGGEALTMAQAPSGGTTSSSSTLARKEAGGRRKRVEFVTFATAPPAQPSEEPVGAPAVQSILVAGEEDIRWVCEDMGLKDPEELRSYMERIRGSS, from the exons ATGTGCGCCGGGATGGCGGGGCTCGCGGCATGGGTTCCCCGGGGGCCCTGCGGCCCCTGGCTCTGCCTCCTGGTGGCCCTGGCCCTGGACGTCgtgagag TGGGCTGTGACCAGGACCCCCTGGGCCCCGTCTACCTGCCCGCAGCCCTGGAGCTCCTTGACGCCCCTGAGCACTTCCGTGTGCAGCAAGTGGGTCACTATCCACCCACCAACTCCTCTCTGGGCTCCCGATCTGAGACCTTTCTGCTCCtgcagccatggcccagggcccagcCGCTTCTCCGGGCCTCCTATCCACCCTTCGCCACTCAGCAG GTGGTCCCACCACGGGTCACTGAGCCCCACCAACGGCCAGTGCCCTGGGATGTGCGGGCTGTGTCAGTGGAAGCGGCCGTGACTCCAGCGGAGCCCCATGCCCGAGTCCTCTTCCACCTCAAAGGGCAGGATTGGCCACCAGGGCCTGGCAGCCTGCCCTGCGCCCGGCTCCACGCCACACACCCCGCAGGCACTGCTCACCGCGCCTGCCACTTCCAG CCCTCCCTAGGTGCCTGCGTGGTGGAGCTGGAGTTTCCCTCCCACTGGTTCTCCCAGGGCTCCACCACGAGGGCCGAGCTGGCCTACACGCTGGAGCCCGCCGCTGAGGGCCCTGGGGGCTGCGGCCCCGGTGGGGAGGAGGACCCCAGGGAACAGGCCCTCCCAGTGGGTGGTGTGGAGCTGCGCCCAGCGGACCCCCCGCAGTACCAGGAGGTGCCCCTGGACGAGGCGGTGACTCTGCGGGTGCCTGATGTGCCCGTGCGGCCCGGCCAGCTCTTCAGTGCCACCGTCCTGCTTCGGCACAACTTCACAGCCAATGTCCTGACTCTGCG GATCAAGGTGAAGAAGGGGCTGCATGTGACGGCTgcccgcccagcccagcccagcctctggACTGCCAAGCTGGACCGCTTTAAGGGCTCCAAGCACCATACAACCCTCATCACCTGCCACCGTGCCGGAACCACAGGGCCAGACTCCAG CAACCCCCTCGAACTATCAGAGTTCCTGTGGGTGGACTTTTTGGTGGAGAATACCACGAGTGGGGGTGTGGCGGTCACTCGCCCTGTCACATGGCAGCTGGAGTATGCAGGCCAGGCCCCCGAAGCAGAGAAGGACAAAATGGTGTGGGAGATTCTGGTGTCAGAGCGGGATATAAGAGCCCTTGTCCCACTGGCCAAG GCCGAGGAGCTGGTGAACACAGCTCTGTTGACTGGAGAGCCACGCCGTGTGCCCGTGCGCCTGGTCACAGTGGACAGCGGGGGGGCGCTGGTGGAGGTGACAGAGCAGATCGGCTGCGAGTCAGCCAACACCCAGGTCCTGCAG GTGTCGGAGACCTGTGATGCTGTGTTTGTGTCTGGCAAGGAGAGCCGGGGCGCCCGCGGGGTGCGGGTGGACTTCTGGTGGCGCCGGCTGAGGGCCTCGCTGCGGCTGACAGTGTGGGCCCCGCTGCTGCCCCTGCGCGTGGAGCTGAGCGACACCACCCTGGAGCAGGTCCGAGGCTGGAGGGTCCCCGGCGCAGCTGAAGG ggtacCGGAACCCGAGGCCGCTGGGGTGGCGGAGGAGGCAGAACGGCGAGCCCGTGGCTGCCGCCTACAGTATCAGCGGGCCAGCGTGCGCTTCCTTGTCCCCTTCGCGGCCCACCCGCTGGACGGTGGGCGCCGCCTCACCCACCTGCTTGGCCCCGACTGGCTGCTGGACGTGTCCCACCTTGTGGCGCCACACGCACGTGTGCAGGACCCACGCGTAGCCTCGCTGGAGGGTGGCCGCATCCTAGTGGGCCGGGAGCCTGGCGTCACCTCCATTGAG GTGCGCTCCCCACTCACTGACTCCATTCTGGGAGAGCAGGCATTGGCTGTGACGGATGACAAGGTCTCGGTGTTGGAGCTGCGGGTGCAGCCGGTGATGGGCATCTCACTGGCCCTGAGCCGGGGCACTGCCCACCCTGGGGAGGTCACGGCCACATGCTGGGCACAGTCAGCCTTTCCCGCCCCAAAGCAG GAGGtggccctctccctctggctgtccTTCTCTGATCACACCCTGGCCCCCGCTGAGCTCTACGACCACCATGACCTGGGACTGTCTGTCTCAGCCGAGGAGCCCGGTGCCGTCCTGCCAGCCGAGGAGCGGGGTGCCCAGCTCGGGGTGGTGGTGAGTGGGGCAGGGGCCGAGGGGCTGCCTCTGCACGTGGCTCTGCACCCGCCGGAGCCCTGCCGCCGGGGCCGCCACCGAGTCCCCCTGGCCTCTGGCACTGCCTGGCTGGGGCTGCCCCCTGCTCCTACTCCGGCCCCTGCCCTCCCATCCAGCCCTGCCCGTAGCTCACCAGATACCGAGGCCAGCGTGGGAGGGAAACGATGGGAGGCGGGTGGTATTGGGGGCAACGGGGGTGTGAGGGGCAAGTTTGAGCGGGcggaggaggagcctgggaaggaggcagaggctggagaggaggaggaagaggaggagatggTCCCTGCCCCTCAGCGGGTCACCGACCTAGAGCTGGGCATGTACGCTCTGCTGGGCATCTTCTGTCTGGCCATCCTCATCTTCCTGGTCAACGGTGTGGTCTTCGTGCTGCGCTACCAGCGCAAGGAGCCTCCTGACGGTGCCACCgaccctgcctccccccagccccacaaCTGGGTCTGGCTGGGCACTGACCAGGAGGAACTGAGCCGCCAGCTGGACCGCCAGTCCCCCGGCCTGCCcaagggggaggggggctgcccTTGCGAGactggggcaggaggggaagcCTTGACCATGGCCCAGGCCCCTTCTGGGGGCACCACCAGCTCCTCAAGCACCCTGGCCCGGAAGGAAGCCGGGGGGCGGCGGAAGCGCGTAGAGTTCGTGACGTTTGCGACAGCCCCCCCAGCCCAGCCGTCTGAGGAGCCCGTAGGGGCCCCTGCCGTGCAGTCCATCCTGGTGGCGGGCGAGGAGGACATCCGCTGGGTATGTGAGGACATGGGACTGAAGGACCCCGAGGAGCTGCGCAGCTACATGGAGAGGATCCGGGGCAGCTCTTga